Proteins from one Terriglobia bacterium genomic window:
- a CDS encoding DUF1800 family protein, with translation MRPSAAIALTALLLTLSATWLLAGDKRKSTTRMDERQRAIHALNRLTFGPRPGDVDRVLARGVDNWIDLQFHPEKIDDSALQARLEQFRTLQMQPREMLAEFPPPQVIKQVADGKLSMPRDPEERAVYEAAIAKYENKQQKKQATSADNAQSQDNSSNEMTPQEQAAKREAQRQARADAGRLLSMSPDDRMKAILNMQPDERSRLVRVLAPQERMQLLDGMSPKQKETLLALANPQAVIPAELMQAKLERAVYSERQLQEVMTDFWFNHFNVFIGKGPDRYLITSYERDVIRPHALGKFKDLLMATAQSPAMLFYLDNWQSVGPNSQAALNRDRMANGEMPQRLGRRGRFARPLTPQQQGRLKQFAQKAPKGLNENYAREVMELHTLGVNGGYTQKDVTELAKILTGWTIQRPRRGGGFEFNERLHEPGTKYFLGHKFKEDGEKEGEKALGMLASSPATARFISRELAMRFVSDNPPDSLVDRMAETFRKSDGDIREVLRTMFKSPEFWSPEAYRAKVKTPLEFVASALRATNADVENGLPLIQQLNKMGMPLYGAQPPTGYSMKASTWVNSAALLDRMNFALALGVGRLPGVKLNLQSDPNLSRVATGNADGEQVLAALENSLLNGDVSEQTHDTIEKRLKDPMVSGRKLDDAPRPVIVGAVAGLILGSPEFQRR, from the coding sequence CCACGCCCTCAACCGCTTGACCTTCGGTCCTCGTCCCGGCGACGTCGACCGGGTGCTGGCTAGGGGCGTCGATAACTGGATCGATCTCCAGTTCCATCCCGAAAAGATCGACGATTCAGCTTTGCAGGCTCGACTCGAGCAATTCCGTACTCTGCAAATGCAGCCGCGAGAAATGCTCGCCGAATTTCCTCCACCACAAGTGATAAAGCAAGTCGCCGATGGCAAACTGTCGATGCCTCGGGATCCCGAGGAACGAGCAGTCTACGAGGCCGCGATCGCGAAGTACGAGAACAAGCAGCAGAAGAAGCAGGCGACTAGCGCCGACAACGCGCAATCGCAAGACAACTCTTCCAACGAGATGACTCCACAAGAGCAGGCCGCGAAGCGCGAAGCTCAACGTCAGGCGCGCGCAGACGCAGGTCGCTTGCTCTCGATGTCTCCTGACGATCGCATGAAGGCGATCCTGAATATGCAGCCAGATGAGCGTTCACGGCTGGTTCGCGTCCTCGCGCCGCAGGAACGAATGCAGCTTCTCGACGGAATGTCTCCGAAGCAGAAGGAAACCTTGCTCGCGCTGGCGAATCCGCAAGCGGTCATTCCCGCGGAACTCATGCAGGCGAAGCTCGAGCGCGCAGTCTACAGCGAACGCCAGCTCCAGGAAGTCATGACCGACTTCTGGTTCAACCACTTCAACGTATTCATCGGCAAGGGACCAGATCGTTACCTCATCACCTCCTACGAGCGCGATGTGATTCGACCTCACGCTCTCGGCAAGTTCAAGGACCTGCTGATGGCAACTGCGCAAAGTCCAGCGATGCTGTTCTACCTCGACAATTGGCAGAGCGTTGGACCGAACTCGCAGGCCGCGCTGAACCGCGACCGCATGGCCAATGGCGAAATGCCCCAGCGCCTTGGTCGCCGCGGACGCTTCGCTCGCCCGCTCACTCCGCAGCAGCAGGGGCGACTCAAGCAGTTTGCCCAGAAGGCCCCGAAAGGCCTGAACGAGAACTACGCGCGTGAAGTGATGGAACTGCATACGCTCGGCGTCAACGGAGGTTACACGCAGAAGGACGTAACCGAACTCGCCAAGATACTGACAGGTTGGACGATCCAGCGGCCTCGTCGCGGCGGTGGATTCGAGTTCAACGAGCGTCTGCACGAACCCGGAACGAAGTACTTCCTCGGCCACAAGTTCAAGGAGGACGGCGAGAAGGAAGGCGAGAAAGCTCTAGGAATGCTCGCCTCGAGTCCCGCAACAGCGAGGTTCATCTCGCGCGAGCTGGCGATGCGCTTCGTCAGCGACAATCCTCCGGATTCGCTGGTCGATCGTATGGCCGAAACCTTCCGGAAGAGCGACGGCGACATTCGCGAAGTCCTGCGAACGATGTTCAAGTCGCCCGAATTCTGGTCTCCAGAAGCGTATCGAGCCAAGGTCAAGACGCCGCTGGAGTTCGTCGCTTCCGCCCTGCGCGCCACGAACGCCGACGTCGAGAATGGTCTTCCGCTCATCCAGCAACTGAACAAGATGGGAATGCCGCTTTACGGAGCTCAACCGCCAACTGGCTACTCGATGAAGGCGTCGACCTGGGTGAATTCCGCTGCGCTGTTGGACCGCATGAACTTCGCTCTCGCGCTCGGAGTTGGACGTTTGCCGGGAGTGAAGCTGAACCTCCAGAGCGATCCCAATCTCTCCCGAGTGGCCACTGGAAACGCTGACGGAGAGCAGGTTCTGGCGGCATTGGAGAACTCCCTCCTCAACGGCGATGTTTCCGAACAGACACATGACACGATCGAGAAGAGGTTAAAGGACCCAATGGTCAGCGGACGGAAACTCGACGATGCGCCAAGGCCAGTCATCGTCGGCGCAGTTGCGGGATTGATCCTGGGAAGTCCTGAGTTTCAGAGGAGGTAA